The Bacteroidota bacterium DNA window TCCGACAATTCCTTATCAGGATAATGCTACCGGAACTTATGCATACAATGATGACAATGCTTGTGGTTTACAGGCTGACATGAATACTGCACTTTTTGCAGGAACAACATACCTTATCCGTGTTGGAGATGCTTTGAATTCATGTACAGGTTCGATTGATTTTAAATTAGAATATGTCAGCCAGATCCAGGGTTGTATGGATCCATTATCATGTAATTTTAATCCGGTAGCTGTCATCGATGATGGCAGTTGCATCTATCCGCCAAATCCACTTTGTGCCGGACCGGATCTTCAGATCGACTCAATGTCATTCATCACCAGTTTGCAGATAACTTCGCACACCGCTGCAACTTGCGATGTCGATGAAGGTTGTGTAACAGGTTATGGTACCCGATATGTAATGAGATTTACATCGAAGATCAATAACATCGGTACACTTGATTATTATATCGGAAGCCCTTCTTCTCAACCCGGTATGTTTAACACTAACAATTGCCACGGCCATGCACATTATGAAGGCTATGGCGATTATCGTCTGTTCAATTCAGATGGAAATCAAATTCCATCAGGTCACAAAAACGGTTATTGTGTAATTGACCTTTGCGGATTCGGACAGTATACTTGTGGAAACATGGGTATCACAGCAGGATGTTATGATGCATATGGTGCAGGAACACAATGTCAGTGGCTGGATCTTACAGATGTACCAACAGGTGACTATCGTGTAGCTGTAATTATCAATTCAAAACACTTACCGGATGCAATGGGCAGATATGAAACAAACTTTGCAAATAATGCGCTTCAGGTTTGTATGCACATTGAACAACATGCCGGTGGTGCACCGACTTATACACTGCTTCCGAATTGCCAGCCTTATGTAGATTGTACAGGATTACCGGGTGGCGCAAGCGAGAGAGATTGTAATGGTGTTTGTAACGGTCCCGGAGTATATGGCGACACATATTCTAATTCTACATTAGACTCTATGGACGTTATAACATACATGGATCTGATTCAAATCGGACTTCCTCCTTCTGTTTGTTACGATATCAGTGGTGATTCCAGTATTTCCGTTTATGATGCTTCATTGATGAACTGGTGTTTACGTGGAAACAATAGTCATCCGGGTGGAAGCTATCACAACCATTGCAACTTCCCAAGAAACATCGTCAATCCAAGTGACCTTACGGGATTATCCATCAGCAATGTAAATTATGTAGATAATTATTTTGATGTTGAATTATTTTCTCCGAATGCAAATGTAAAATCATTCCAGTTCGCGATCAGCGGTGCTTCTATCAGCTCTGTTGTAAGTCTCGTGAATCCAATAAACTTCCCTGTTGACCTTCGTTTCAAATCTTCTACCAATGAAGTAATTGGAATTTCAGTTGTAGATTCTTCAATAATGAGATCACCAAATGCAACTCAATTAGTAAGAATTTATTTCAATGGATTAACAGATTCAGTTATTTGCATCAGCAGCATCAATGACATCGTAAATCAGGATGCAGAAAGAACTATAGCCTCAGTATATGGTAGCTGTATCCCTGCACTATCAACTGACATAACTACGATTGCTAAGCCATCGGATCTTGTAGTAATTCCAAATCCTGCAAGTGAAAAAGCTTACATCCATATCTCAGGACCTGCAGGTTCAAAAGACGAAATTGAAATTACAGATGCTTCGGGCAGACTTGTAAGAGTTCCTGTATCTTTTGTTCGTGATGCGTGGTATGAAATGGATCTTAATTCACTACCAACCGGAGTTTACTTCGTGATCAGAAAAGGAAATAATGTTTACGGAGTAACTCGATTCATTAAGTTGTAATAAAAGAAATCATCGATCAAAAAAAAATCCTGCCAATCGGCAGGATTTTTTTTGATCTACATAAAACCTTTCACTTTGCTTTATTGTCAAGTTGAATCATAAACCCTGTATTCTGCCCAGTCATTGTTGTCGGTAATTCACCATTCCATTTCTGAACTTTCAGGTATTCAATATACATAGTTGTTAAAGATAGTTGCTCTTTCTTTATTGCTTCTGCCCTACCCGATGCAGCAATTACTGCTTGCGCAGAATCACCACGTGCTACTGCAATTTTTCTTTCTGCATCGGCTACAGCAACCTGTCTTTGATTTTCTGCAACCTGCACCTCTTGAATTGCACGGGTCTTAGCTACGATTGATTCGGTAATTTCTGTTGGCGGAACAATATTCGTTCTCAACTGAGAAACATTGAACCATAAAGAAACACGCTTGTTACACTCTTTTACTATTGAAGATTCGAATTCTTCACGGTGGTTGAAAATTGAATCAACACTATAACGGTTTGCTACGTCATTCACTGAACCAACGATTGCATTCTTCAACCAGCCATGTTCCATTTCCCTTACACCAACTCTGAGGTTCTGAAACATGTTCGCTACATTTCCCGGATTGATGGAATAATTGAACGAAGGTTTTATCGTTGCCCTGAATCCACCTTTTGTAACAATGTCTGCTTCTTCATATTCAATATGCTGCTGATGTATAGGGAACTCATAAATTTTTGAGATCCAAGAATTATAAAACACCCAGCCGGTTACATATTCGGTATTACCTACTCCGCGATTGTCACCAACATTGCTGACTTTTATTCCTACAAATCCTGCATCTATCCTTTCAACATCTATGGGATTTACTATAACCGCTACAATTGCAATTCCCAAAGCAAGCAACAGTTTTTTTGCTTTGAAGATTTTGAACGTATTAGTCTCGTCGAAATAAGAATTCTTTTTGAAGATCTGCAGTATGATACCTGCGATCAGAAACGTAACAACGAATACGATTAGTGGAATGGTGATCATGTGTGGTTGCGGATAAAAATTATGTATGAAATTAAGTGTTTTGTGAATATGAATAATAGTATCAATGCTAAAATTATAAATCCCGCAATCCGAAACCAGCTCTGGGTTAGATCAAAATTGACGAGCAAAGAAATGATCACGAAATTTATCATTACATGCATTATCAATAAAACTGTTCTGATGAAAGTGCTGTTCATTGGCGATAAATATAAATAAAAAAGGAGAGCCTGTACGGGCTCTCCTCCAAAAATATATTCTATCTTTTTATTTTTTATCCTCTTTCACTTCTTCGAAATCGACATCTGTAACTTCGCTGTCGGTTTTCGCTTGTGAACCGCCATCTGCTGAAGGTTGACCTTCTGCACCAGGACCTGCGTTCTGAGTTGCTTTGTACATGTCTTCAGAAGCTGCCTGCCATGCTGTATTCAGTGTAGCAAGAGTTGTATCGATTGCAGCGATATCACGATTCTTGTGAGCTTCTCTCAGATCGTTCAAAGCTTTTTCAATTGCTTCTTTTTTATCTGCAGGAAGTTTGTCGCTATAATCTTTCAGTTGCTTTTCAGTCTGGAAGATCATTGTATCAGCCTGATTTACTTTTTCAGTTTCTTCTTTTACTTTTTTATCTGTTTCAGCATTTGCTTCTGCTTCTGCTTTCATCTTCTTGATCTCTTCATCGCTTAATCCTGATGAAGCTTCAATTCTGATGTTCTGAGATTTGCCTGTAGCTTTGTCTTTCGCTGTAACATGTAACAAACCGTTAGCATCGATATCAAAGATCACTTCGATCTGAGGAATACCGCGCGGTGCAGGTGGAATTCCATCTAAGTGGAAACGACCAATTGTACGGTTATCTTTTGCCATCGGGCGTTCACCTTGCAATACATGGATCTCAACCGAAGGTTGGTTATCAGATGCAGTACTGAATGTTTCGCTTTTCTTAGAAGGGATCGTAGTATTTGATTCGATAAGGCGAGTCATTACACCACCCATTGTTTCAATACCTAATGAAAGTGGAGTAACATCTAAAAGAAGTACATCTTTCACTTCACCTGTTAATACCGCTCCCTGAATCGCTGCACCAATTGCAACTACTTCATCCGGATTCACACCTTTATGTGGTGTTTTACCGAAGAATTTTTCAACCAATTGTTGAATGGCAGGAATACGTGTTGAACCACCTACTAAAATTACTTCCTGAATATCTGAAGGATTCATTCCCGCATCAGCCAACGCTTTTTTACAAGGCTCAAGAGTACGACGGATCAAATCATCACAGATCTGTTCGAACTTTGCACGTGTAAGTGTTTTCACTAAGTGTTTTGGGATTCCATCAACCGGCATGATGTAAGGCAGATTGATCTCTGTCTGTGCAGAACTTGATAATTCGATCTTTGCTTTTTCCGCAGCTTCTTTCAAACGTTGAAGAGCCATTGGATCGCGACGAAGATCGATACCTTCATCTTTTTTGAATTCATCAGCCAACCAGTCAATGATCTTCTGATCGAAATCGTCACCACCAAGGTGAGTATCACCATTAGTTGATTTCACTTCAAACACTCCGTCACCTAATTCAAGTACAGAGATATCGAAAGTACCACCACCTAAATCGAATACTGCGATCTTCTCATCTTTTTTATCTTTATCCAAACCGTATGCTAACGCTGCAGCAGTTGGCTCGTTGATGATACGAAGAACTTTTAATCCTGCGATCTCACCTGCTTCTTTAGTTGCCTGGCGCTGACTGTCGTTAAAATAAGCCGGAACTGTGATCACAGCTTCTGACACTTCATAGCCAAGATATTCTTCAGCAGTTTTCTTCATTTTCTGAAGTACCAATGCTGAAATTTCCTGTGGAGTATACATACGGTCGCCAATTTTCACACGTGGTGTGTTATTGTCGCCTTTTACTACTTCATAAGGAACACGGTCTTTTTCTTTTGTGACACGGTCAAATGTCTCTCCCATAAATCGTTTAATCGAGGAGATCGTATTTTTAGGATTAGTGATGGCCTGACGTTTCGCAGGGTCACCTACTTTACGCTCGCCATTATCCAGGAAAGCTACGATTGAAGGTGTTGTACGACGACCCTCACTGTTAGGGATCACAACAGGCTCGTTTCCTTCCATTACGGAAACACAGCTGTTTGTTGTTCCTAAGTCAATTCCAATTACTTTTCTCATGTTATCTGGTGTTTGTTATTTTTCTGTTTAGTGATAGCCCAATGTCAATCTTAATGCCATGGGACGATTGGCAGAAATATTGGCAGTTTTGACAAAAAACGTTGATTTCGAAATGAAAAAAGAGTGCCAAAAGGGCACGATGCTGCTGGTTGGGACCGGCGCTTTTTTGATAAAAAAAAATACTTTTAACGAATAAAGAACTATATCAGAACTCGAAATTCAGGTCACGGGTGTATTCACTGGAGTCGAAAGCAGCTTGAGTGACAGCATTAGGGAAGAGAAATTCACGGTGCAGCAGGCGGCCGGTGAAAATTCCTAAACCATTTTCTACTGTAGTAAAACTTGGTTTATCTAATACAATTCCGCCGCTTGTATTTTGAAGTCTGTAGTGAGTAACAAGATCCTCTGATGCTTCAGCAATAATAAATTCTATTGGATACTTACCGTTTGCCAACGAATCCAGTCTGATCTTATAACCAGGGCCGCGTTCAGGAATATTATCTCCTACTGCCTTAAAGAAATCATTTTTCTGGAAAATAAATTTTACTTCACTTTCATCGGGGATCTGTTCATTGAAATTCCAATCAAAACTTTTGTCTGTTGAAACATTCGAAGGACTTATTTCCCGGTAATGAAAACGGATAGTAAAATCATGCAGAAAAGAATTACCGGTTGTGAAGTCATAAATAACCTGGTATGGAACAGGATTCGATGCAAGGTCAATGATGTTATTCAATAAAACATTTGGTGAATTTACAGTTACATCTTTAAGCATCTTTGCTGTTGAGCGGGCAGTGACACCTGTCTCACGATTGGTAACTACAATTCTATAAGTAGCATCGGGCAGAAGCTTCTGTGTTGTCTTGTACATTACTTGATATGGATATCCAAAGGCACCGGAATCTTTTGCAATCTCGGTAGTTCGTTGCATTATAAAAGTCGAATCAACATTGTTCAACCTTACTTTCTCTAACTTAACATCAAGTATATCAGCATAGTTTGTTGAGTCAGCTTGTTGTGCCATTTTAAATACATCTCCTTCTCCCAGAAATGCTTTTCCGACATGAACATAATGGACTGAATCTAAAGGATTTAACAATCCGTTGATCACTATGATCTCTTTATAAGGTGCAGCAACATCAAAATCTGTTGAGCAACTGTTGAATAAACCCAGAAGAGCGGCGAATGCTGAAAGCAGAAATATTTTTTTCATCAATGCAAATCTAAATTTTTTCATCATTCAAAAGAACTATTTGTAGCTTTGAAGACCAACCTTAACAGTTCATTAAGAACAATTGATTTATAAGGCTAAAAACACTCCTATGTCTATTGCTAAATCCGAAGATAAAAAAGTAACAACCAACACCCTTCAAGAGATGAAGAAGCGCGGTGAAAAGATCAGTATGCTGACAGCATATGATTTTTCATTAGCGAGAATCCTGGACGCTGCCGGAATAGACGTGCTGCTGGTGGGCGATTCAGCTTCCAAATGTAATGGCAGGACATGAAACTACATTGCCAATTACTCTGGACCAGATGATCTATCACGCTGCTGCTGTAGTGCGCGCTGTGAAGAGAGCATTGGTAGTTGTAGACCTTCCCTTTGGCTCATACCAGGGGAATTCTAAAGAGGCGCTCAACTCTTCAATCCGGATCATGAAAGAATCCGGCGCCCATGCTGTTAAAATGGAAGGCGGTCGCGAGATCAAGGACTCGATTGAAAGGATCCTTTCTGCGGGTGTACCTGTGATGGGTCACTTAGGACTGACTCCACAATCTATCTATAAATTCGGAACTTATGTTGTCCGTGCTAAAGAAGAAGTTGAAGCAAACAGGCTTTTAGAAGATGCTCACATTCTTGCTGAAAGTGGTTGTTTCGCTCTCGTACTGGAAAAAATTCCAGCACAATTAGCTTCAAAAGTTGCTCAGGAAGTCAAGATCCCTATCATCGGAATTGGTGCCGGTGGCGGTGTCGATGGACAGGTTCTGGTTTTACATGATATGCTTGGGATCACTCATGAATTCCATCCAAGATTCCTACGCAGGTACATGAATTTATATGACGATATCAAAAGTGCGACAGAGAGCTATATAAAAGACGTGAAGAGTAAGGATTTCCCGAGTGAGAAGGAACAATACTGATACCAGGATTAATCTGAATCGGATCGAATATTCAAAGGTTGATGAATTGAATTTATGGATTGAACAATTGCTGCCGATAATGAAAAATGTAAGATATCAGGGATTAATCCTCCCTTTTTACTTTATAAGAACGTACTTTTCAAGACTATGAAATCCACCACCACAGACCACAAAAGAGCGCCGGAAGTTGGCGTTGATGACAACATGAATTCTCCCGAAATACTTTACGAAGACAATCATCTTATTGCAGTCAATAAAAAACCCGG harbors:
- a CDS encoding T9SS type A sorting domain-containing protein; translated protein: MKKILLSLIIACAISVTGYSQCAPGFSEIIVQIIPDTHPTETSWTITDNTGNVVALGGSDGDTICLADNECDMFTIHDIFGDGINSPGGYFVYVNGILVGSGTNFGFQYEFAINCPAGSFCTNALPIDTGTYTGVFEDSWFSFTPTATGTYNLSTCGLATCNTQIWMYTSCPTIPYQDNATGTYAYNDDNACGLQADMNTALFAGTTYLIRVGDALNSCTGSIDFKLEYVSQIQGCMDPLSCNFNPVAVIDDGSCIYPPNPLCAGPDLQIDSMSFITSLQITSHTAATCDVDEGCVTGYGTRYVMRFTSKINNIGTLDYYIGSPSSQPGMFNTNNCHGHAHYEGYGDYRLFNSDGNQIPSGHKNGYCVIDLCGFGQYTCGNMGITAGCYDAYGAGTQCQWLDLTDVPTGDYRVAVIINSKHLPDAMGRYETNFANNALQVCMHIEQHAGGAPTYTLLPNCQPYVDCTGLPGGASERDCNGVCNGPGVYGDTYSNSTLDSMDVITYMDLIQIGLPPSVCYDISGDSSISVYDASLMNWCLRGNNSHPGGSYHNHCNFPRNIVNPSDLTGLSISNVNYVDNYFDVELFSPNANVKSFQFAISGASISSVVSLVNPINFPVDLRFKSSTNEVIGISVVDSSIMRSPNATQLVRIYFNGLTDSVICISSINDIVNQDAERTIASVYGSCIPALSTDITTIAKPSDLVVIPNPASEKAYIHISGPAGSKDEIEITDASGRLVRVPVSFVRDAWYEMDLNSLPTGVYFVIRKGNNVYGVTRFIKL
- the dnaK gene encoding molecular chaperone DnaK; amino-acid sequence: MRKVIGIDLGTTNSCVSVMEGNEPVVIPNSEGRRTTPSIVAFLDNGERKVGDPAKRQAITNPKNTISSIKRFMGETFDRVTKEKDRVPYEVVKGDNNTPRVKIGDRMYTPQEISALVLQKMKKTAEEYLGYEVSEAVITVPAYFNDSQRQATKEAGEIAGLKVLRIINEPTAAALAYGLDKDKKDEKIAVFDLGGGTFDISVLELGDGVFEVKSTNGDTHLGGDDFDQKIIDWLADEFKKDEGIDLRRDPMALQRLKEAAEKAKIELSSSAQTEINLPYIMPVDGIPKHLVKTLTRAKFEQICDDLIRRTLEPCKKALADAGMNPSDIQEVILVGGSTRIPAIQQLVEKFFGKTPHKGVNPDEVVAIGAAIQGAVLTGEVKDVLLLDVTPLSLGIETMGGVMTRLIESNTTIPSKKSETFSTASDNQPSVEIHVLQGERPMAKDNRTIGRFHLDGIPPAPRGIPQIEVIFDIDANGLLHVTAKDKATGKSQNIRIEASSGLSDEEIKKMKAEAEANAETDKKVKEETEKVNQADTMIFQTEKQLKDYSDKLPADKKEAIEKALNDLREAHKNRDIAAIDTTLATLNTAWQAASEDMYKATQNAGPGAEGQPSADGGSQAKTDSEVTDVDFEEVKEDKK
- a CDS encoding DUF4249 family protein, with protein sequence MKKIFLLSAFAALLGLFNSCSTDFDVAAPYKEIIVINGLLNPLDSVHYVHVGKAFLGEGDVFKMAQQADSTNYADILDVKLEKVRLNNVDSTFIMQRTTEIAKDSGAFGYPYQVMYKTTQKLLPDATYRIVVTNRETGVTARSTAKMLKDVTVNSPNVLLNNIIDLASNPVPYQVIYDFTTGNSFLHDFTIRFHYREISPSNVSTDKSFDWNFNEQIPDESEVKFIFQKNDFFKAVGDNIPERGPGYKIRLDSLANGKYPIEFIIAEASEDLVTHYRLQNTSGGIVLDKPSFTTVENGLGIFTGRLLHREFLFPNAVTQAAFDSSEYTRDLNFEF